In Thiospirochaeta perfilievii, a single window of DNA contains:
- a CDS encoding FlgD immunoglobulin-like domain containing protein codes for MKKFNSVVALLLVGNLLFGDVLELASPGLTASSAYYESNKNTSIAIKNPALTADIQRYTFDLSYLLLQGITGDETGTGHSIGIGGALPSKYGVFSTSLNLLLTNGLTTSDLKVGTAAGLNLNFSKEIYSDLYFGAGLSSIFGSDSTGFDWSLGLNLGIVKNSGDLSKYFKDVRWGFALNNLGKGYKQDGLIDANSPSPTFTPSGFFEFSLLNNSVLDLNIASEVSLPSLTDLNLEIGARAVLYNKIIIDTSLNANLRELIDGDVSRLIPSLYFGYDFNLGSDEARGSLSANPYANGVWAIGASGTVPLGDKDKNPPEVEINYNDIQYVSPNFDGVKDELNFPVNATDERYIVGYEVVIKDNFGKVVKRIVNKDERPENESIKNLFTKLVGPKTGIPVPESFRWDGKKDDGELVPDGQYSFFTKFIDDNGNSTTSEIYKFYIDNTKPSLEISEPSGLDLIFSPNGDGNKDQLLIPQSGSNEVRWYAEITDFLGNAVKSQAWDNNELSDFTWDGKDDSGQLVPDGVYKYKVSSTDLAGNSNEDSVDNIIINTKQPPIGINIDTNTFSPNDDGVKDYMEFVLDIPVKTGILNWNLVIKNKSGGIVNEFSTKKQGYSVIEDNIRFNGEDLNGKYLEEGIYTGELSVVYQNGHSPKVLSPEFSIDNTAPKASVKAKYTMFSPNGDGSKDQIIFDQTSSKEEEWFGEIFDEFGTSVYNVNWKGEIDKLFSWNGKTDDGELLNDGKFKYILSSTDKSGNSYKGEPVEFEINTTPTGIDLALNKDSFSPIDGKDFIELKPVVQSSVNLTNYSLDIVDSRDRVVKNISNSGELAPSYKWYGKDNRSNQLKDDNYYARISGEFLNGNKVVTLSSPIILDTTTPEVTVVRKDKFSVFSPNGDGKNDFITFSQKTSNEDQWIGEVKNSIGDTVFTSKWSGFAPNEYMFTGKDMDNKNLPDGKYIYTLYSRDKAGNIGRSKDMSVEIDTENVELFVSSDKTHFSPNGDSVKDSIDFIPVIKKSDGIDSLTYDVLDKGNKTIYSKKLTGDFTNKITWNGRSSDNKKVADGEYLVRLTVNYKRGDSPNASTKFILDTVAPVANITVNNLIFSPNGDGNKDFAEIINSSEDKATWTLSIKDEENRVVKERTLNGLVIKEWNFDGRAQDLSLLNNGRYTYSLNGIDEAGNSFNSKNVILTMDNSSSTVLVTNDYEVFSPNNDKIKDEITFTTRVDSKSPVESWLFKIVNEKNVTVKEFSGKRAPKEIVWNGLKDDGKNLVSQGKYKGVMSVIHENGNNPSTSTPLFELDSLYPEIDIKTSNKLFSPNGDGLKDSVYITQKATGEDLYHGVIYDDKNSVINEWYWKNSIDNLNWDGKDSSGNTARDGVYKYVVDTTDLGGNKSVKTIKDITIDTEDTDIFITYKKPVFAPDLSNRLGGQIFGLIVNNRKGIESWKITIKDKTEVIKVVEGEGSIPDTLEWDGRDKNGSFTNGLLTAEFNVVYTKGNSPTYLTKEFVADSDTPLIRVETTPTPFSPDNDFVDDELEISIGVKDLSSIKSWSFDIKDPKGNDFISFQGEGKPGNKIIWDGKSSKGELVQAAEEYSYTMSVEDVAGHTGVFRGEIPVDIMVIKDGNKLKIRVSSIIFEPNSSRLALSGTNGEANLKILKRLSEILDKYSSYKIEVEGHAHNIYGNRITKSQRSSLIDFSRERAEEVKSSLEDLGISGNRMTTVGIGGNDPVVEFDDVENAWKNRRVEFVLVK; via the coding sequence ATGAAGAAATTTAACTCAGTTGTAGCACTACTATTAGTTGGAAACTTATTATTTGGTGATGTTTTAGAATTAGCTTCACCTGGACTTACTGCAAGTTCAGCTTATTACGAAAGTAATAAAAACACATCAATAGCAATAAAAAATCCTGCTTTAACAGCGGATATACAAAGATATACTTTTGATTTAAGTTATCTATTATTACAGGGAATAACAGGGGATGAGACAGGAACAGGTCACTCTATAGGTATAGGTGGTGCCTTACCATCTAAGTACGGTGTCTTCTCAACATCCTTAAACCTACTTTTAACCAACGGGTTAACCACATCTGATCTTAAGGTGGGAACAGCCGCAGGTTTAAATTTAAACTTTTCAAAGGAGATCTATAGTGATCTCTATTTTGGAGCTGGATTATCATCTATATTTGGTTCTGATTCAACTGGTTTTGATTGGAGTCTTGGTTTAAATCTTGGAATTGTCAAAAATTCAGGAGACTTATCTAAATACTTTAAGGATGTTAGATGGGGTTTTGCTCTAAATAATTTAGGAAAAGGGTATAAACAGGATGGTTTAATAGATGCAAACTCACCATCACCAACCTTTACTCCCTCTGGTTTTTTTGAATTCTCTCTTCTTAATAATTCTGTTTTAGATCTAAATATCGCATCTGAGGTTTCACTTCCATCTTTAACGGATCTAAATCTTGAAATTGGAGCAAGGGCTGTTTTATATAATAAAATAATTATAGATACATCTTTAAATGCAAATCTAAGGGAATTAATTGATGGAGATGTAAGTAGGTTAATTCCATCCCTCTATTTTGGGTATGATTTTAATCTAGGTTCTGATGAAGCAAGGGGTTCACTATCTGCTAATCCATATGCAAACGGAGTTTGGGCTATAGGAGCTTCAGGAACCGTTCCCTTAGGAGATAAGGATAAAAATCCTCCTGAAGTGGAAATTAATTATAATGATATTCAGTATGTATCTCCAAACTTTGATGGAGTAAAGGATGAATTAAACTTTCCTGTAAATGCCACTGACGAGAGATATATTGTTGGATATGAGGTTGTTATTAAGGATAACTTTGGTAAAGTTGTAAAAAGAATAGTAAATAAGGATGAAAGACCTGAAAATGAGTCTATAAAAAATCTATTTACTAAACTAGTTGGTCCAAAAACAGGAATACCAGTGCCAGAGAGTTTTAGATGGGATGGTAAAAAAGATGATGGAGAGCTAGTCCCTGACGGTCAATATAGCTTCTTTACAAAGTTTATAGATGATAATGGAAATTCAACCACATCTGAAATCTATAAATTCTACATAGATAATACAAAACCAAGTCTTGAGATCTCTGAACCTTCCGGTTTAGACCTGATCTTTAGTCCAAATGGTGATGGTAATAAGGATCAGTTATTAATCCCTCAATCAGGGAGTAATGAAGTAAGATGGTATGCTGAGATTACAGATTTTCTTGGTAATGCTGTTAAATCCCAGGCTTGGGATAATAATGAATTAAGTGATTTTACCTGGGATGGAAAGGACGATAGTGGCCAATTAGTTCCAGATGGTGTGTATAAATATAAGGTTTCAAGTACAGATTTAGCAGGTAATAGCAACGAAGACTCTGTTGATAATATAATTATCAATACAAAACAGCCTCCTATAGGGATTAATATAGACACTAATACCTTTTCTCCAAATGATGACGGTGTAAAGGACTACATGGAGTTTGTTTTAGATATACCAGTGAAAACAGGAATTCTTAACTGGAATTTAGTTATTAAAAATAAAAGTGGGGGGATTGTTAACGAGTTCTCTACTAAAAAACAGGGTTACTCAGTAATAGAAGATAATATTAGATTTAATGGAGAGGACTTAAACGGCAAGTATCTTGAAGAGGGGATCTATACTGGAGAGTTAAGTGTAGTTTATCAAAATGGACATAGTCCAAAAGTTTTATCCCCTGAATTTAGTATCGATAATACTGCTCCAAAGGCTAGTGTAAAGGCTAAATATACTATGTTTTCTCCAAATGGAGATGGTAGTAAGGATCAGATTATATTTGATCAAACATCCTCAAAGGAAGAGGAGTGGTTTGGAGAGATTTTTGATGAGTTTGGAACATCAGTTTATAATGTTAACTGGAAGGGTGAGATTGATAAACTTTTCTCATGGAATGGAAAAACAGATGATGGAGAACTTCTAAATGACGGGAAATTCAAATATATTTTATCATCAACTGATAAGTCTGGTAACAGCTACAAAGGTGAACCTGTTGAATTTGAGATTAATACAACTCCAACAGGAATAGACTTAGCCCTTAATAAAGACTCTTTTTCCCCTATTGATGGTAAAGACTTTATAGAACTAAAACCTGTTGTTCAAAGTAGCGTAAACCTAACTAACTACTCATTAGACATTGTTGATAGTAGGGATAGGGTTGTTAAAAATATATCAAATAGTGGAGAATTAGCCCCATCCTATAAGTGGTATGGAAAGGACAACCGTTCTAATCAGTTAAAGGATGATAACTACTATGCTAGAATATCCGGGGAGTTTTTAAATGGAAACAAGGTGGTAACACTCTCTTCTCCAATTATATTAGATACTACAACTCCTGAAGTAACAGTAGTAAGAAAAGACAAATTTAGCGTATTTAGTCCTAATGGTGATGGTAAAAATGATTTTATAACTTTCTCTCAGAAAACTTCCAATGAAGATCAATGGATTGGAGAGGTAAAAAATAGTATTGGTGATACAGTATTTACATCTAAATGGAGTGGTTTTGCTCCTAATGAATATATGTTTACCGGTAAAGATATGGATAACAAAAATCTTCCTGATGGTAAGTATATTTATACTCTTTATTCTAGGGATAAGGCTGGGAACATTGGTCGATCTAAGGATATGAGTGTTGAAATTGATACTGAAAATGTAGAACTCTTTGTAAGTAGTGATAAAACTCACTTTTCGCCTAATGGGGATAGTGTAAAAGATAGTATCGATTTTATTCCTGTTATTAAAAAAAGTGATGGTATCGACTCTCTAACCTATGATGTATTAGACAAGGGTAATAAAACCATCTATTCAAAAAAACTTACAGGAGACTTTACTAATAAAATAACCTGGAATGGTAGAAGTAGTGATAATAAGAAAGTTGCTGATGGGGAGTATTTAGTTCGTCTTACTGTAAATTACAAAAGGGGGGACTCTCCTAATGCATCTACTAAATTTATCCTAGATACAGTGGCTCCTGTAGCTAACATTACAGTTAATAACCTAATATTCTCACCTAATGGTGATGGAAATAAAGATTTTGCAGAGATTATTAATAGTTCAGAGGATAAGGCGACATGGACTCTCTCTATAAAAGATGAAGAGAATAGGGTTGTTAAAGAGAGAACCTTAAATGGTCTAGTAATTAAAGAGTGGAATTTTGATGGTAGAGCCCAGGATTTATCTCTACTTAATAATGGTCGATATACTTACTCTTTAAATGGAATTGATGAAGCTGGTAATAGTTTTAACTCTAAAAATGTTATATTAACTATGGATAACAGCTCTTCTACAGTACTCGTAACCAATGATTATGAAGTTTTTTCTCCTAATAATGATAAAATAAAGGATGAAATAACATTTACAACAAGGGTTGATTCAAAAAGTCCTGTAGAGTCTTGGCTATTTAAAATTGTTAATGAGAAAAATGTAACTGTAAAAGAGTTTAGTGGAAAAAGAGCTCCTAAAGAGATTGTTTGGAACGGACTTAAGGATGATGGTAAAAACCTTGTTAGTCAGGGTAAATATAAGGGCGTTATGAGTGTTATCCATGAAAATGGTAATAATCCTTCAACTTCAACACCTCTATTTGAATTAGACTCACTATATCCAGAGATTGATATAAAAACCTCTAATAAGCTATTTTCACCTAATGGTGATGGTTTAAAAGACTCTGTTTATATTACTCAAAAAGCTACTGGAGAGGATCTATATCATGGTGTCATTTATGATGATAAAAATAGTGTTATAAATGAGTGGTACTGGAAAAACTCTATAGATAATCTAAACTGGGATGGTAAGGACTCATCTGGAAACACTGCTAGGGATGGTGTATATAAGTATGTTGTTGATACTACCGATTTAGGTGGGAATAAAAGTGTAAAAACTATTAAGGATATTACAATAGATACAGAGGATACAGATATCTTTATTACTTATAAAAAACCTGTATTTGCACCGGACCTTTCAAATAGACTCGGGGGGCAAATATTTGGTTTAATTGTAAATAATAGAAAGGGTATTGAGAGCTGGAAAATAACAATTAAGGATAAGACAGAAGTTATTAAGGTTGTAGAAGGTGAAGGATCAATTCCTGATACATTAGAGTGGGATGGAAGGGATAAAAATGGTTCCTTTACAAATGGTTTATTAACTGCCGAGTTTAACGTTGTTTATACTAAAGGGAACTCACCTACCTACTTAACTAAAGAGTTTGTTGCAGATAGTGATACCCCTTTAATTAGAGTAGAGACAACACCTACTCCATTCTCCCCTGATAACGACTTTGTAGATGATGAGTTAGAGATTAGTATAGGTGTAAAAGATCTCTCTAGTATAAAGAGTTGGTCATTTGATATAAAAGATCCTAAAGGAAATGACTTTATCTCATTCCAAGGAGAAGGTAAGCCTGGTAATAAAATTATTTGGGATGGTAAAAGTAGTAAGGGTGAGCTAGTTCAAGCAGCAGAAGAGTACTCATATACTATGAGTGTAGAGGATGTTGCAGGACATACTGGAGTATTTAGAGGTGAGATACCTGTAGATATTATGGTTATTAAAGATGGAAATAAGTTAAAAATTAGGGTTTCAAGTATAATTTTTGAACCTAATTCTTCAAGATTAGCTCTGTCTGGAACTAATGGGGAAGCAAACTTAAAAATACTTAAAAGATTAAGTGAAATATTAGATAAATACTCAAGTTATAAAATTGAGGTTGAAGGTCATGCCCATAATATTTATGGAAATAGAATAACTAAGAGTCAAAGAAGTAGCCTAATAGATTTTTCTAGAGAGAGGGCAGAAGAGGTAAAATCTTCCCTTGAAGATCTAGGAATCTCAGGTAACAGAATGACAACAGTTGGTATTGGTGGTAATGACCCTGTAGTTGAATTTGATGATGTAGAGAATGCATGGAAGAACAGACGAGTAGAGTTTGTTCTTGTGAAATAA
- the hisS gene encoding histidine--tRNA ligase yields the protein MSSIIKPRVLKGFRDFLPENEIERKSVIKKLENIFENFGFVPIDTPALEYTEVLLGKGGGETDKQVYNFQDSGKRDVALRFDLTVPFARYISQHLDELYLPFKRYHIAKVWRGENTQRGRYREFTQCDFDIVGVDSPSSDFEIMLMMQSSLFKLGVNDVTIRFSHRGIFNRMLETLCLKDKTVEVLRVVDKLGKIGEVKVVELLEELTTTENALKILEFIKPGKNFRDTLDKMIFLSGGESDDTKRLEEIYSYIIDNKIEKSFILDPSITRGLDYYTGLVYETFLNELPEIGSVCSGGRYNNLASLYTKTELPGVGASIGLDRLLAGLEVLGKKSELKSLTQVLILVLDDKIIGHYHKIATELRKNGINVEVFPIKKKIQQQFKYADNKTIPYLIFCGEDEVASNTINLKDLNTKDNYEGISISKAIDIILE from the coding sequence ATGAGTTCAATAATTAAGCCTAGGGTTTTAAAAGGGTTTAGAGACTTTTTACCAGAAAATGAGATTGAGAGAAAATCAGTTATAAAAAAGCTTGAAAATATTTTTGAAAATTTTGGATTTGTACCAATTGATACCCCTGCTCTAGAGTATACAGAAGTTCTTCTAGGTAAAGGTGGTGGAGAGACCGATAAACAGGTTTATAATTTTCAAGACAGTGGGAAACGGGATGTTGCACTGCGTTTTGATTTAACAGTTCCATTTGCACGATATATATCCCAACATTTAGATGAGTTATATCTTCCATTTAAAAGATACCATATTGCAAAAGTATGGAGAGGGGAAAATACACAAAGAGGAAGATATAGAGAGTTTACCCAGTGTGACTTTGATATTGTTGGAGTAGACTCACCCTCAAGTGACTTTGAAATAATGCTAATGATGCAAAGTTCCCTATTTAAACTAGGTGTTAATGATGTAACTATAAGATTTTCCCACCGTGGAATTTTTAATAGAATGTTAGAGACTCTCTGCCTTAAGGATAAAACTGTTGAGGTTTTAAGAGTTGTAGATAAACTTGGTAAAATTGGTGAAGTAAAAGTAGTTGAGTTATTAGAAGAGCTTACTACAACAGAAAATGCATTAAAAATTCTTGAGTTTATAAAGCCAGGTAAAAACTTTAGAGATACCTTAGATAAGATGATATTTTTATCAGGGGGAGAGAGTGATGATACAAAGAGACTAGAGGAGATATACTCATATATTATTGATAATAAAATTGAGAAATCCTTTATCCTAGACCCTTCAATTACAAGAGGATTAGACTATTACACAGGTTTAGTTTATGAGACATTTTTAAATGAACTTCCAGAAATTGGATCTGTATGTTCAGGGGGTAGATATAACAATTTAGCTTCCCTTTATACAAAAACTGAACTACCTGGTGTTGGTGCATCTATAGGATTAGACAGACTGTTAGCTGGTCTTGAAGTTTTAGGTAAAAAATCAGAATTAAAGAGTCTAACCCAGGTTTTAATCCTAGTTTTGGATGATAAAATTATTGGTCACTACCATAAGATAGCCACAGAACTTAGAAAAAATGGGATAAATGTAGAAGTCTTCCCAATAAAGAAAAAGATTCAACAACAATTTAAATACGCTGATAACAAGACAATTCCATACCTCATTTTTTGTGGTGAAGATGAAGTGGCTAGCAATACCATTAATCTTAAGGATTTAAATACAAAAGATAACTATGAAGGAATATCTATTAGTAAGGCTATAGATATTATCTTAGAATAG
- the purE gene encoding 5-(carboxyamino)imidazole ribonucleotide mutase has product MNPLVGIIMGSDSDLPVMKSAAEMLDKLEIPYELTVVSAHRTPDRLVDYSKKARDRGIKVIIAGAGGAAHLPGMVASMTPLPVIGVPVKTKALSGLDSLYSIVQMPPGIPVATVAINGANNAGILAASILGVSNSDILDRVTLYKRELEDMVLNKASKLEDLKYKSYLDQM; this is encoded by the coding sequence ATGAATCCATTAGTAGGAATAATCATGGGCAGTGACTCTGACCTTCCAGTTATGAAGTCAGCTGCAGAGATGTTAGATAAGTTGGAAATACCCTATGAGTTAACTGTAGTATCAGCCCATAGAACACCTGATAGATTAGTTGATTATAGTAAAAAAGCTAGGGATAGGGGAATTAAGGTTATAATAGCTGGAGCTGGTGGTGCTGCCCATCTTCCTGGAATGGTTGCATCCATGACACCTCTACCAGTAATTGGAGTTCCTGTAAAGACTAAGGCATTAAGTGGTTTAGATTCACTATACTCTATTGTTCAAATGCCTCCTGGTATACCTGTGGCTACTGTTGCTATAAATGGGGCGAATAATGCAGGAATTCTTGCAGCTTCTATTTTAGGTGTGTCAAATTCAGATATTTTAGATAGGGTAACTCTATATAAGAGGGAACTTGAAGATATGGTTTTGAATAAGGCGTCTAAGTTAGAAGATCTAAAGTATAAAAGTTATTTAGATCAAATGTGA
- a CDS encoding class I SAM-dependent methyltransferase: MNICYDESFWKEFELLMYDRNRMDKTKEDVDNLFTLLKLEKGDKLLDVCCGFGRYSKLFALKGVETTGIDITKYYIDRAIESGKGVKNLDYILGDITELKEIDKYDYAINMFTSFGLLDSEDDEIEGLKNVFNGLKPGGKYLIDTQGKELLCRDYERNIWFESGGVKVFLEYIVKDCFTVLQSKWMYYKDSVMHERTFDTRIYSAVELATMMYSVGFKEVEIFGNYSGDPYNMDSKRLVVIGTK; the protein is encoded by the coding sequence ATGAATATTTGTTATGATGAATCTTTTTGGAAAGAGTTTGAATTACTTATGTATGATAGAAACAGAATGGATAAAACCAAAGAAGATGTTGATAATTTATTTACACTCCTTAAATTAGAAAAAGGGGACAAACTTCTAGATGTCTGCTGCGGTTTTGGTCGTTATAGCAAACTTTTTGCTCTTAAAGGAGTTGAAACTACAGGTATCGATATTACAAAATACTATATAGATAGGGCTATAGAGAGCGGAAAAGGTGTAAAAAACCTTGACTATATATTAGGTGATATAACAGAGCTTAAAGAGATTGATAAATATGACTACGCTATTAACATGTTTACATCCTTTGGGTTGCTAGATAGTGAAGATGATGAAATAGAAGGTTTGAAAAACGTTTTTAACGGATTGAAACCTGGGGGGAAATATCTAATAGATACCCAAGGCAAAGAGCTACTGTGTAGGGATTACGAAAGAAACATCTGGTTTGAGTCTGGAGGGGTTAAAGTATTTCTAGAGTATATAGTAAAGGACTGCTTTACTGTTTTACAGAGTAAATGGATGTACTACAAGGATAGTGTTATGCACGAGAGAACATTTGATACAAGGATCTATTCAGCGGTAGAGTTAGCAACAATGATGTATAGTGTAGGCTTTAAAGAGGTAGAGATCTTTGGAAATTACAGTGGGGATCCCTATAATATGGATTCAAAAAGATTAGTAGTAATAGGAACTAAATAA
- the purK gene encoding 5-(carboxyamino)imidazole ribonucleotide synthase gives MYPLSKKIGIVGGGQLGKMMILDAKRLGFYVVVLDPSENCPAHSICDKHIVKSFDDIEAYRELASCVDVITYEFEHINSKILQEIENSGHPVYPSPHSLEIIQDKKIQKDTIVKHGIKTPEYIAINNVEDIKVAGERFGYPLMLKARKGGYDGKGNTVVRNIDSIDKSYKKLGSGNIPLIAEKFCSFEKEISVLACRDIQGQIYVYPVAENIHIDSILDETLVPASITEESRVKAMEMAHSVMEVFSDVGMFCTEMFVTADGEILLNEVAPRPHNSGHYTIEGCYTSQYEAHIRSIVGLPIGDVSLRCPTVMKNILGSGIEGVSKITGIDKMYRDPFVKLHLYGKNISKPKRKMAHITAIGKTLEEAQTRVKNAYNEIEIKGE, from the coding sequence ATGTACCCTCTTAGTAAGAAAATAGGTATAGTAGGTGGTGGCCAATTAGGTAAAATGATGATTCTAGACGCAAAAAGGTTAGGTTTTTATGTTGTCGTCCTAGATCCATCAGAGAATTGTCCAGCCCACTCAATATGTGACAAACATATAGTTAAATCATTTGATGATATAGAGGCATATAGGGAGTTAGCAAGTTGTGTTGATGTTATAACATATGAGTTTGAACACATCAATTCAAAAATACTCCAAGAGATTGAAAACAGTGGTCATCCTGTATATCCAAGTCCCCACTCATTAGAAATTATTCAAGATAAGAAGATCCAAAAGGATACAATTGTAAAGCACGGTATAAAAACACCAGAGTATATAGCTATAAATAATGTAGAAGATATTAAAGTTGCTGGGGAGAGATTTGGTTACCCTCTTATGTTAAAAGCTCGTAAGGGTGGTTATGATGGAAAGGGTAATACTGTTGTTAGAAATATAGATTCTATTGATAAATCTTATAAAAAACTTGGAAGTGGTAATATCCCACTTATTGCTGAGAAATTTTGTAGTTTTGAAAAAGAGATCTCTGTTTTAGCTTGTCGTGATATTCAAGGGCAGATATATGTATATCCAGTTGCGGAAAATATACATATTGATAGTATTTTAGATGAGACCTTAGTACCTGCATCGATAACAGAAGAGAGTCGGGTAAAAGCTATGGAGATGGCCCACTCTGTTATGGAAGTATTCTCAGATGTTGGAATGTTTTGCACAGAGATGTTTGTTACAGCTGATGGAGAGATTCTTCTAAATGAAGTAGCTCCTAGACCCCATAACTCTGGGCATTACACTATAGAAGGGTGTTATACTAGCCAATATGAAGCACATATTAGAAGTATTGTAGGCTTACCAATAGGAGATGTTTCTCTAAGATGTCCTACTGTTATGAAGAATATACTAGGTAGTGGAATAGAGGGTGTAAGTAAAATAACTGGAATAGATAAGATGTATAGGGACCCATTTGTAAAACTTCATCTATATGGTAAAAATATCTCTAAACCAAAAAGAAAAATGGCACATATAACAGCTATAGGAAAAACATTAGAAGAGGCACAAACTCGGGTCAAAAATGCCTATAATGAAATAGAAATAAAAGGTGAATAG